The Halanaerobium praevalens DSM 2228 genome contains a region encoding:
- a CDS encoding MotE family protein has protein sequence MIKKILFFLMIFLILFAMLTWSFNALGIIDVKTTVSNLANSTPVVKDYIITQTELDSLKDENSNLEKTINEKDSEILELESEIEKANKKLAAKDQAISDLETDYKNLNTEIDDREAKLDKVANIYTKMEPAAAAAVIQELNANLAVEVLSRLKDEQAAEILESLPQQEAARFISQLGLE, from the coding sequence TTGATAAAGAAGATTTTGTTTTTTTTAATGATATTTTTAATATTATTTGCAATGTTAACCTGGTCTTTTAATGCTCTGGGTATAATTGATGTTAAAACAACAGTGAGTAACCTAGCTAACAGCACACCAGTTGTCAAAGATTATATAATAACCCAAACAGAACTGGATTCTTTAAAGGATGAAAATTCTAATTTAGAAAAAACAATTAATGAAAAAGATAGTGAAATTCTTGAATTAGAAAGTGAAATTGAAAAGGCAAATAAAAAGCTGGCTGCAAAAGATCAGGCTATTTCAGATTTAGAAACAGACTATAAGAATTTAAATACTGAAATTGATGATCGAGAAGCTAAATTAGATAAGGTAGCAAATATTTATACCAAAATGGAACCAGCAGCAGCTGCTGCAGTTATTCAAGAACTAAATGCTAATTTAGCAGTTGAAGTTTTAAGTCGACTTAAAGATGAACAAGCTGCAGAAATACTAGAGTCTTTACCCCAACAAGAAGCTGCCAGATTTATCAGCCAGTTGGGTTTAGAATAA
- a CDS encoding flagellar hook-length control protein FliK: MTEMVFNNILESKSYDFKQASPKESTALKDGKSFAETMAEIKEQQKLKKVTKKNTKTEEKSTSLKNEDFLAKLKEIMKKNKKEIPAELMSLLQGGSLNNQQKAMLESLMLNLKNNKLNISDLKSLLAKNSESENDNLQVIESLNSVDAENEIELKDLDADSLEKLASFLADPEKNLSQANKSKLKSELDQLSSLLVNSNSELAEAGEQVLKAQTAEAKLTELAGLLKDDKLDLEHLSQISEQKDLKTPVLAELFASQHSTNSNPENAVNKGVENTLFAEISAQMQEMLKEENNKLAANKQSSQVDLNNSDLFSLNSDSVLEVDFGSQELANKNQNNFLELDNSNLNFNFELENQNTANNLKLDNFSLDSENKSQLAENTDLRSQVVEQFRGQYSPETKEMQIQLKPESLGKIDISLAYDNEKLTGKMLVESEIVRAQLENSLKGLKSDLLKQGINIEQFKIETAKNSPQQVEKQQEFAFNDQNSAFSDGETGQNQEFEQRQFFQGQYYVQRQNGNSNLKQENIIMKQQEMINRAAFSNEKLNLLA, from the coding sequence ATGACAGAAATGGTATTCAATAATATTTTGGAAAGCAAAAGTTATGATTTTAAACAAGCTTCTCCAAAAGAAAGTACAGCTCTAAAAGATGGTAAAAGTTTTGCTGAAACTATGGCAGAAATTAAAGAACAGCAAAAACTTAAAAAAGTTACCAAAAAGAATACTAAGACTGAAGAAAAATCGACTTCACTTAAAAATGAAGACTTTTTAGCTAAACTAAAAGAAATTATGAAAAAAAATAAAAAAGAGATTCCTGCTGAATTAATGTCTTTATTGCAGGGAGGAAGTTTAAATAATCAGCAAAAGGCGATGTTAGAATCATTAATGCTTAATTTGAAAAATAATAAGCTAAATATTTCAGATCTTAAATCTTTACTTGCTAAAAATAGTGAAAGTGAAAATGATAATTTGCAAGTTATTGAATCTTTAAACTCAGTAGATGCAGAGAATGAAATAGAACTTAAAGATCTAGATGCTGATAGCTTAGAAAAATTAGCTTCTTTTTTAGCTGATCCAGAAAAAAATCTAAGTCAAGCAAATAAAAGCAAATTAAAATCAGAGCTAGACCAATTAAGTAGTCTTCTAGTTAATTCTAATTCAGAGCTTGCTGAAGCTGGAGAGCAAGTCTTAAAAGCTCAAACTGCAGAAGCGAAATTAACTGAATTAGCTGGTCTTTTAAAAGATGATAAGTTGGACCTTGAGCATTTAAGCCAAATTTCAGAGCAAAAAGATCTTAAAACTCCAGTTTTAGCTGAGTTATTTGCCAGTCAACACTCAACTAATAGTAATCCAGAAAATGCTGTAAATAAAGGAGTAGAAAATACGCTTTTTGCAGAAATCAGTGCTCAGATGCAAGAAATGCTAAAAGAAGAAAATAATAAATTAGCAGCTAATAAACAATCCTCTCAGGTTGATCTTAATAATTCTGATTTATTTAGTTTAAATAGTGATTCTGTTCTGGAAGTTGATTTTGGTAGTCAAGAATTAGCTAATAAAAATCAAAATAACTTTTTAGAACTAGATAATTCTAACTTGAATTTTAATTTTGAACTAGAAAATCAAAATACTGCTAATAATTTAAAGTTGGATAATTTTAGCCTTGATTCTGAAAATAAATCGCAGTTAGCTGAAAATACTGATTTGAGATCTCAAGTTGTAGAACAGTTTAGAGGTCAATATTCTCCAGAAACAAAGGAGATGCAGATTCAATTAAAACCAGAATCACTTGGGAAAATTGATATCAGTCTTGCTTATGATAATGAAAAACTAACAGGAAAAATGCTGGTTGAAAGTGAGATTGTGAGAGCTCAACTGGAAAATAGTCTTAAAGGCTTAAAATCAGACCTTTTAAAACAGGGAATTAATATTGAGCAGTTTAAAATTGAGACTGCCAAAAATTCACCACAGCAGGTTGAAAAACAACAAGAATTTGCTTTTAATGATCAAAATTCTGCTTTTAGTGATGGAGAGACAGGTCAAAATCAAGAGTTTGAACAGCGTCAATTTTTTCAGGGCCAGTATTATGTCCAGCGCCAGAATGGAAATTCTAATTTAAAGCAAGAAAATATTATTATGAAACAGCAAGAAATGATTAATAGAGCAGCTTTTTCGAATGAAAAGCTTAATCTGCTTGCTTAA
- a CDS encoding flagellar hook capping FlgD N-terminal domain-containing protein produces MSEIAGLTSTQNQAISSTKNKELETERKSLEGNDGLGQDAFFKLLITQLQNQDPLNPMEDREFVSQMAEFSSLEKTEKLYSLLEDKLSSNQVINNSHLIGKEITANVDEGNSTGVKGVVESIKSQGDQIFAALDNGLEVDINYITQIQSVTEGSEGETDGESGETEEA; encoded by the coding sequence ATGTCAGAAATTGCAGGATTAACTTCTACTCAAAACCAGGCTATTAGTTCAACTAAAAATAAGGAACTTGAAACAGAACGTAAAAGTCTGGAAGGAAATGATGGTTTAGGCCAGGATGCTTTTTTTAAGCTTTTAATCACTCAGCTGCAAAATCAGGATCCGCTTAACCCAATGGAAGATCGAGAATTTGTTTCTCAAATGGCAGAATTTTCTTCGCTAGAAAAAACTGAAAAACTTTATTCTTTACTGGAAGATAAGTTGAGTTCAAATCAAGTTATTAATAATAGTCATTTGATTGGTAAAGAAATAACTGCAAATGTTGATGAAGGTAATTCAACAGGTGTGAAAGGGGTTGTCGAATCGATTAAATCTCAAGGTGATCAAATATTTGCAGCTTTAGATAATGGTTTAGAAGTTGACATTAATTATATTACTCAGATTCAATCAGTAACTGAGGGAAGTGAAGGCGAAACTGATGGTGAAAGTGGAGAAACAGAGGAAGCTTAA
- a CDS encoding TIGR02530 family flagellar biosynthesis protein — MDNRLKINHPLQPLRKIQQQNKPVKENKQVKGPSFKDILGDKIKGKEKLSFSKHAKKRLNSRSIPFSQAELAKLNTGVEKARNKGARDSLVMVNDVAYIVSVENNTVVTAVDEESMDDNVFTNIDSAVFMK, encoded by the coding sequence ATGGATAATCGATTAAAAATTAATCACCCACTCCAACCTCTTCGTAAAATACAGCAGCAAAATAAGCCTGTAAAAGAAAATAAACAAGTTAAAGGTCCTTCTTTTAAGGACATTTTAGGCGATAAGATAAAAGGAAAAGAAAAATTATCATTTTCTAAGCACGCTAAAAAAAGACTTAATTCACGTTCAATTCCATTTTCTCAAGCTGAATTGGCTAAATTGAATACTGGAGTAGAAAAGGCCAGAAACAAAGGGGCCAGAGATTCTTTAGTTATGGTTAATGATGTGGCTTATATTGTCAGTGTTGAAAACAATACAGTTGTCACAGCTGTAGATGAGGAAAGTATGGATGATAATGTTTTTACAAATATAGATAGTGCTGTTTTTATGAAATAG
- a CDS encoding flagellar hook protein FlgE produces the protein MLRSMYAGVSGLNSHQQMMDVTGNNISNVNTVGFKSSRVTFKEMLSQTIRGASAPQENRAGTNPQQVGLGVGVGSIDSDMSSGNLQSTGKTSDVAIQGDGFFVLRDGSTEVYSRAGNFNFDEQGRLYSSSTGMLVQGWTANENGEYNNGLTRNNLGDIQLKQEINAEATDKVNFAKNLKANIINDLGIVQGSMQVSDGATTPVTDNINFSMEPVDGSHNVWEYTLKSDDPTTTFTDPTPTTTTGEYTGQIVLENDGSIDTASSDVDNLTVDINNSGNTDTLNFDDTIKLDKDGESLITNGTGESIDLSYQQTAKRDVSINVFDSQGGKHSVLLPIEKIDNNTWEIDETKLEIDGNTLTTPLGGNHEIKFNDSGEILSGETVDLTFTPAGPGVSQTVELDFSAMTQFADGGSLETNSDGMTANFSSVNGYEAGSLESFSFTETGDIVGSFSNGLTQIQGKIAMANFANPAGLSRQEGVFEATSNSGEAGIGEPAQGGFGSLAPSTLEMSNANLSQEFTNMITAQRGFQANSKLITTSDEMLQELVNLKR, from the coding sequence ATGTTAAGATCGATGTATGCCGGTGTTTCAGGATTGAATTCACACCAGCAGATGATGGATGTAACAGGTAATAATATTTCAAATGTAAATACAGTTGGTTTTAAAAGCAGTCGTGTTACTTTTAAAGAAATGTTAAGTCAGACCATTAGAGGTGCTTCTGCTCCTCAAGAAAATAGAGCAGGTACTAACCCACAACAGGTTGGCCTTGGTGTTGGTGTCGGAAGTATTGATAGTGATATGTCTTCTGGTAACTTACAGTCAACTGGTAAAACTTCTGATGTAGCAATTCAGGGAGATGGATTTTTTGTGCTAAGAGATGGCAGTACAGAAGTCTATTCTCGGGCTGGTAACTTTAATTTTGATGAACAGGGTAGACTATATTCTTCTAGTACTGGAATGTTAGTTCAGGGTTGGACAGCAAATGAAAATGGTGAATATAATAATGGATTAACTAGAAATAATCTGGGAGATATTCAACTAAAACAAGAAATTAATGCTGAAGCAACTGATAAAGTTAATTTTGCTAAAAATTTAAAGGCTAATATTATTAATGATTTAGGTATAGTCCAGGGAAGTATGCAGGTTAGTGATGGAGCTACAACTCCTGTTACTGATAATATTAATTTTTCAATGGAGCCAGTTGATGGCAGCCATAATGTTTGGGAATACACTTTGAAATCAGATGACCCAACTACAACCTTTACTGATCCCACTCCAACAACTACCACCGGAGAATATACTGGTCAGATAGTTCTTGAAAATGATGGTAGTATTGATACAGCCAGCAGTGATGTTGATAATTTGACTGTTGATATTAATAATAGTGGTAATACAGACACATTAAATTTTGATGATACAATTAAATTAGATAAAGATGGTGAAAGCCTAATAACTAATGGAACAGGAGAATCTATTGATCTTTCCTATCAACAAACAGCAAAAAGGGATGTTTCAATTAATGTTTTTGATAGTCAGGGCGGTAAGCACTCAGTTTTACTTCCAATAGAAAAAATTGATAACAACACCTGGGAAATCGATGAAACTAAACTTGAAATTGATGGAAATACATTAACCACTCCTTTAGGTGGTAACCACGAAATCAAATTTAATGATAGTGGTGAAATTCTGAGTGGTGAAACTGTTGATTTAACTTTTACTCCAGCTGGTCCTGGTGTATCACAAACAGTTGAGCTAGATTTTTCCGCGATGACTCAGTTTGCTGATGGTGGTTCTTTAGAAACAAATAGTGATGGAATGACAGCTAATTTCTCTAGTGTTAATGGTTATGAAGCTGGATCTTTAGAATCATTTTCTTTCACTGAAACAGGAGATATAGTAGGTTCCTTTAGTAATGGCTTAACTCAGATTCAGGGTAAAATTGCAATGGCTAATTTTGCTAACCCTGCTGGTTTAAGCAGACAGGAAGGTGTTTTTGAGGCAACTAGTAACTCTGGTGAAGCAGGTATAGGAGAGCCAGCTCAGGGCGGGTTTGGTTCTTTAGCACCTTCAACTTTAGAAATGTCAAATGCTAACCTCTCACAAGAGTTTACAAATATGATTACAGCTCAAAGAGGTTTTCAGGCCAACTCTAAATTAATTACAACCTCAGATGAAATGCTGCAGGAATTAGTTAATCTAAAAAGATAA
- a CDS encoding flagellar FlbD family protein, which produces MIKLTRTSGKEFILNADLIVEVQETPDTVISLTNGKKLLVKDSADDIINKVIGYRQEIMTGICRTGERS; this is translated from the coding sequence ATGATTAAACTGACTAGAACAAGTGGAAAAGAATTTATCTTAAATGCAGATTTAATAGTTGAAGTTCAAGAAACTCCAGATACTGTAATTAGTTTAACTAATGGGAAGAAACTGCTTGTCAAAGACTCAGCAGATGATATAATTAATAAAGTAATAGGATATAGACAGGAGATAATGACTGGAATTTGTAGAACAGGGGAGAGATCTTAA